In Thalassococcus sp. S3, the sequence CCATATCGCCTCCGCGCTGATGACGATCACCACCGCCCGGGCCGCCGGGGTGGAGCATGTCGTTGCCTGCTCTCCCGCCAAACCGGGCGAGGGCGTGCCGCCCGCCATCCTTTACGCAATGTCGCTGGCCGGTGCCGACCGCATCCTGGCGCTGGGCGGTGTGCAGGGCGTCGCTGCCATGGCGCAAGGCCTCTTTGGCAGCCCGCCCGCCGACATTCTTGTGGGGCCCGGCAATCAATTCGTGGCCGAGGCCAAGCGCCAGCTCTTTGGGCCGGTCGGTATCGACATGTTTGCCGGTCCCACCGACAGCCTGATCCTCGCCGACGCAACCGCCGACCCGCTTACCGTCGCCTGGGACCTCGTAGGCCAGGCCGAGCATGGCTACAACTCCCCCGTCTGGCTCGTCACCGACACTGAAGCGCTGGCGCGAGAGGTGATGTCCCTCATCCCTACCTGCATCGCCGAGCTTCCTGATCTGAACGCCGACCAGGCCCGCACCGCCTGGGATGCACTCGGCGAAGTCATCCTTTGCGACACGCGGGAGGAAATGGCCGCGACCTCCGACCGGATCGGCCCCGAACACCTTCACGTTCAGGCCGCCGATCTTGACTGGTGGAAGGGACATCTTTCGGCCTATGGTTCGCTCTTTCTGGGTGAAAACACCACCGTGGC encodes:
- the hisD gene encoding histidinol dehydrogenase translates to MPPRHLKTAPGLPPQTLADTSDTVQIMLARISEGGEDAVRDYARTLDGWTDEIIVSDTQIEAATRSIDPALREAIAYAHDNIRRFAEAQRATALDIEIELRPGLVAGQRQIPLATAGCYVPGGRYAHIASALMTITTARAAGVEHVVACSPAKPGEGVPPAILYAMSLAGADRILALGGVQGVAAMAQGLFGSPPADILVGPGNQFVAEAKRQLFGPVGIDMFAGPTDSLILADATADPLTVAWDLVGQAEHGYNSPVWLVTDTEALAREVMSLIPTCIAELPDLNADQARTAWDALGEVILCDTREEMAATSDRIGPEHLHVQAADLDWWKGHLSAYGSLFLGENTTVAFGDKASGPNHVLPTSGAARYTGGLSVHKFLKTVTWQTVSEDALPTLAQATATISRAEGMEGHARTADIRLAKRTPPMKLAANDKG